In Ramlibacter sp., the sequence GCCGCTGTAACGCAGCGACACAAACCCGGTGGTCAGCGCTCGGTCTGTTCCCGAGCGTGCCCGCGACACCGCAAACTCCGCCGACCAGTGGCGACCCAGGCGCCGGCGCAGCGTCAGGGTCTCGCTGCTGCTGCGGTCTTTCAGCTGCGGCGAATGCCGCCGTGCCAAGGAAACCGTCGCACCCCAGCCGCCGCCCCAGATGAGACCGGCGCGCAGGCCCGCCTCGGTACTCGACGCAGACGGCCGGTCACTGTCCACGGCGGCAAACCCGGCGCTGGTGCGCTGCACCTGCGCCGCCACGGAAGCGCCGTAACGGGCGCCCGTGCGCGACGCGGTGCTGGCCCGCCACTGCAGCGACACCGCATGCCCGCCACCCCAGGGCTGCTGCGAACGGGCGGCCCAAGCGGCCAACGTGCCCGCAGGCACCGCCCAGGTCGCCTCGGCCTGCAGAATCCTGGCTGCACCCGTGGCGCGGTTGCGCCATTGCAGGCCTGCACCGGCCGTCAGCGCGGGCGTCCAGCCACGGCGCCACCACGCCGACAGTGCGCGCTCACCGCTGCTGTAAGCGCGGCTGCCAGCGCCCAGCTGCACCGGCACGCCCAGCGCCAGGTCCCATTCCGACAGCCCTGGTGCCAGCAGGCTCGAATCAAAGAAATACGACACCCGCCGCTCCTCCACCCGGCCACCGGGCTCCAGCACGCGAAGCACCACATCATTGGCGCCGTTGAACACGGGAATGTCGCGCAGGTTGTAGATCCCGGGCGCCAGCCGCAGGGTCCGCACCACAAAGCCATTGACCTGCACATCAACGCTGCCACCGTTCGGCAGGCCCAGGGTTTCGGAAGGTTGCGACTGGCTGTTGAGCGCAGGGTTCAGCCCGTAGTAGCGGCTCAGCCGCAGCCCGCCGAGGGCCTGCGCGCCCAGCCCCGGCCGAACCGCGCTGCTCACGTCGCCCAGCGAGAATCGCACAGCAGAGTCCGGCCAGTCGCGCAGCACACGGGTTTCGTAGCGCTCAAACCCACCGCCCGAGCCATCCGTGGCCACCGAGCCATTGCTCTCCAGAACCCACTCGCCCGCGCGGGCCGCGCCATCGGCAAACAGGCGCGATCGGCGCAGCACGGTGCCGTCGCCCGACTGCTGCGAGGCGGCCCAGCGCCAGTTGGCCAGCAGGCTCCAGCGCTCAGCTGTCACCCGGCCTTCCTCGCCACCATCGTCCGGGTTGCCGTGGGCATCCAGCCGCAATTCGCGCACAGCCCGCAAGGCCAGAGGGACCACAAGATCCATGGCGATGCGCTGCGCGGAGTAACGGGCCTCGATTCCGATGGCTGCGAGCTGCGCCTGGTCCAGCCAGCCGTCGGGCGCCTCTCCCTGCACGCGAGCCAGCACCTCGGGGCGCAGCACCTGTCGCAGCGCCTGCGCCAGCGGCTTGCGGGCCATCCGCACCCCCTGGGCCGTGACTTCGGCATCCAGCGTGCCGAGTTCGCGACCATCGAGCGTCGTAGGCAGGGCCATGCGCTGTGCCGCGCGCGCCCGCCGTTTGCCAAAAGCCTGCTCGAATATTTTTTGCGCGTCGGCGCTGGCCGCCGGCGCCTGGGCATGGGCGTCGCCCACAGACCACCCCATGCCCACCACGCCCGGCAAGGCCAACAGCGCGGCGTGAGGCAGCCGCATCCGCCGTCCTACTCAAGGATCAAGCGGGCCGGCGCGCTCACGGCATCCAGGCCAGCCGGCGCCGCGACGCGGAACACCCGCGTCGTACCAGCCAGCAGGTTTTCACCTTCCATGCCCTTGAGCTGGTCGCCACTCAGCGTCATGCCGGCCACTTGGAGCTTGACGCCCTTGAGGATCTTGCGGGTCCCGCCCTCATTGGTCACCGACACTTGCAGCCAGCGCTTGTCGCCCTCGGCCACCAGGCGGGTCTCTCCCACTTTGAGCACGGCTTTCACATTGCCCGGCACCACATAGACCGAGGCCACGTACTTCACCAGCAGGCGCATGCGCCCGCCGTTCTGCGCCACCTGGCCCACGTCCACGGGCAACTGCTCGGCAATCAGCCGATAGGCCTGCTCGCGCTCGATGGCCGACGTGCCCACATACTGAACACGAACGGTCTGGACCTGCCCGGGCTGCAACACCACCTGGGCAGGAAACACATTGAACTGGTCTTCAGCATCGGTCAGGACGTCGTCCCCATTGGCCGCCATGGCGCGGGCCTTGACGGTGATCTCCACCGCGGCCGGTTCGGGCGTCGTGTTTTCCAGGCGGAACACCTGGGTGGCTCCGCGGCCCGCCGGACTGAAGTCCATTTCAATGGGCGTGAATGAAATGGCGTGGGCGCACAGGCCGGACAGCGCCAGGGCTAGCGCAGCAGCGCCGCGCAACAGAAAGCGTGAAAAAGGTCTCATGGTTTGTCTCCGCAAAAGTGAAGCCGTCTAGGCTGATGCTTTTACATACCAACATCCGTGCCAGATGCCCCGGACCATGCCGCCATCTTGCGGTAAATCGTGGAAGGGTTCACACATAGCGCCTTGGCTGTCTGGGTAATGTTGCCCCCAAAGGCCTGCAGCGCATGTTCAATGGCCTCGCGCTCCACGACGGCCAGCGGGCGCACCGCAGGCCCGGCCGCGGGCGGCGGGGCAATCTGCGCCATGGCTTGCGGTGCGGCGCGCAGCGCCATCTGCGGCAACTGCAGTGGCGCGCCGCCGGCCGCCTCCTGCGGCTTGATCGGCAGCATGGTTTCCTGCACCACCTCGCCATCGTTCATGGCCACCGCGGCCCGGATCACATTGATCAGTTCACGCACATTGCCTGGCCACTCATAGGCCATGAGGCGGGCCTGCGCGGCCTCGGAAAAGCGGATGAACTTCTTGCCATCCTCCTTGGCATAACGCGCCAGCATGGCCTGCGCAATCAGCACGATGTCGTCACCGCGCTCGCGCAGCGGCGGCAGGTCCACCGGCACAACGTACAAGCGATAGAACAGGTCCTCGCGGAACAGGCCTGCCTGGACTTGCTTGTACAGGTCGCGGTGGGAGGCGCAGACGATGCGCACATCCACCATGCGCTGGCGGGTTTCGCCCACACGGCGCACCTCGCCAGTCTGCAGCGCGCGCAGCAACTTGGCCTGCACATTGATGTCGAGCTCGGCAATTTCGTCCAGGAACAACGTGCCCCGATCAGCCTCGATGAAGGCGCCATTGCGGTCAGTCGCCGCCCCTGTGAAAGCGCCCTTCACGTGGCCGAACATCTCGCTCTCGATCAGCTCCTTGGGAATGGCCGCGCAGTTCACTGCCACCATGGCAGCGGAGGCCCGGCCACTGCAGCGGTGGATCGCATCGGCGGCCAGTTCCTTGCCGGTTCCGGACTCACCGTGTATGAATACCGGTGCCCGGCTGGCTGCCACGGTTTCAATCATGCGGTACACCGAACGCATCACCGCGCTCTGCCCGATGAAACTGTGAAAGCGGTCGCGTTGCACGGGCGCCAGCGCCTCGACCTGTGACGCCAGGGTCGACGCCTGCAGCGCGTTGCGAAGCGTGATCTGCAGGCGGTCGGGCTCCACCGGTTTCTCGATGAAATCCATCGCGCCCGCGTGGGCCGCGCGCACCGCGTTGTCCACCGAGTCTTCCCCGGTGATCACCACCACCGCACAGCCGGGCCACTGGCGCGTGATGTCCTCCATCACATCAAAGCCCGAGCCGTCAGGCAGATTGATGTCGACCAGCGCCGCATGCCAGGGGCCCTGAGGCACTTGTCGCCGGGCTTCAGCGGCAGAAGCCGCCACCATGGTTTCCACACCCAACGGCTTGGCCAATGCGCGGTACTGGATGGACAGCGGCAACACGTCCTCCACGATCAGGACGCGGCATCCCGGAAACTGTTTGGGCACGGCGGACTTCACCATGGCCCCAGTGTCGCCACAAGCCTTGCAATATGCAACACCTGCAAGATCCGGCGTTGCAATGCGCCACAGCGGCTTGGGGGCCGCCTCGGGAGAAATCAGCTAACCCATTGATTCAAAAGGATTTTCTTTAATCAATCCAGCTTGGCACAAGGCTCGCAACGTATTCATCGTCTGACGCAGAAGCACACCGCCAAGCGCCATACGAGTTTTACCAACCACTCAACCTTGTTTTTTTACCTACTGGAGATTCACCATGAACGCATTGAAGACCACCATCGCCCTCGCCACCATCGCTGCCGCATTCGGCGCGCACGCCGCCTCGGATTCCGCACAGCTTGAGCTGCGCGGCTCGGTGGCCGTGAACTGCACCATCGACGTCAAGCCCACGGCCAAGGCCACCACGCTGGACATCATCAATGGCGAACAGAACACGCTGGTCGGCACCGTCACCGAAAACTGCAACTCCGGCACGGGCTATTCGGTCCACCTGACTTCCAGCAACGCCGGCCAGTTGCTGAGCAAATCGGTCGGCGCCAAGCCCACGGTCTACGAAGCCGCCTACGACGACGGCCAAGGCGCCATCGCCCAGGAAATCGTCGCCAGCCGTGACGCCGCCTTCTTCGGCCGCCAGGGCAACCTGACGGTGAGCTTTGCCGGCGACAAGGAAGCGATCGCCGGCGTGTACGCCGACATCGTGAACCTGGTCATCAAGGCCAAGTAAGCCACGCACTGCAAGCCCCACGCCAAGCGGGACCCCTCGGGGTCCCGCTTTTTGTCCTGGACGAGCCGGGCTTGGTTACTTGGGCGTGCCCGTGCCCGTGGTCGGCGCCGGGTTGCCCGCCGGCACGCCGGTGGACATGCCCGACGTGCTCATGGCCGCCAGGTTGCGGTTGGCCCGCTTCTTGGCCTTTTGCATGTCGCGTTCGGCCTTGAGTTCGGCGCGCGACTTGCCGTCGGTCGGCTTGGGCTCCATGCCTGCCTGCATGCCCTTGGCATCGGTGGTGCCGGCCGTGCCCTTGGACGTGGTGCCGGCCTTGACGGCGGCACGGGCTTCGGCCTTCACTTCCGTGCGGGTCTTTTCATCCACGGCCTTGGGCGCGTTGGGCACACCCTGGGTCAGGGTGCTGGCCTCGCCAGCCTTGGCCGGCATCGTGTTGGTGGCGGCAGCGCCGGTGTTCTGGGCCTGGGCAAAGCCCGCGCCCGCCAGCAGGCTGGCCATCAACAGGGGTGCAAAAAACTTGTTCATTTCAGTCGTCCTTATAAAGTCGTTGGGGCTCCCGATGAGCCCACACCGCAAGACTAGATGGCCCCGGCCACCGGCCCTGCCGGACAGCCACGCCGCCGGCTGTAGGACGCTGCGCCAGACCGGCAGATGCAACAACCGTTGACCGACTGTCTGAGTCGCGCGCGCAACCTTCGTGCAGCGCGAGGCTTGCTAACGTGGCGTCATGCAGATCTCCGAACTCGCCCGCCGCACCGGCGTCACGGTGCACGCCCTGCGCCACTACGAACGGCTGGGCCTGATCGCGCCCGCGCGCCGGCCCAGCGGCTACCGCGACTACCCCGAGTCCATGCGCCGCGAGGTGGTGTTCATCGCCATGTCGCGCCAGATCGGGTTTGCGCTCAAGGACATCGCCACCCGCTTGCCCGCCTACCGCGCCGGGCGACTGGGCTTTGACGAGATGGTGCAGGCCATGGGCGAACGCGTGCGGGCCATCGACGCGCAGGTGGCCGCGCTGCAGGCCCAGCGCGCCCGGGTGGTGGACCACATCGCCTGGCTCAAGGCCCAGCAGAAAAAGCAGCAGCAGACCCGCGCCCGGGCCAAGCCCTGGCCCGCCATGCCAAAACCCAGGCCCACCAATCCCCCAACCCCCCCAGGAGCCGACCATGAGTTCTCTCGACACCCTTCGCCAGCACGTGCTGGCCATGCCCATGGCCCAGACCCTGGACCTGCAGTTCAACCGCGTCGCCCCAGGTGACGTGGAGCTCGAGTTCCCGATCGCGCCGGGCTTCACCTTCCGCCCCGGTCAGCTGCAGGCCACGGCCGTGTTTGCGGCGGCGGACTTTGCTGCCGTGGCCGCGGCCGGCTCGCTGCTGCCGCCCGGCTGGGCCAACGCCACCATTGATGCCACGCTCAAGCTCGTGGCCCCGGCCCGTGGCGTGACGCTGCGGGCCCGTGGCCGCGTGGTGGACCCGGGGCGCCTGCTCACGGTCTGCGCCAGCGAGGTCTATGCGGTGGACCACGCCGGCGCCGAGACCCTGTGCGCCACACTGCTGGGCACCGCGCGCAACATCGAACCCCGCGGCTGATTCGCAGCACCGGCGCACAGGCCGGTTGCCCCCCGTCCTACAGCCATGCGCGCGCCCCGCGGGTACAACAGAGTCCTGCCAACCACAGGACTCTCCCCGGGGCTCATGAGCGACACCGACATCCATCCGCCACTGACCGTCATGACGGTCAACATCCACAAGGGCTTCAACGCCTTCAACCGCCGCTTCATCCTGCCGGAGTTGCGCGAAGCGGTGCGCAAGGTCGGTGCCGATGTGGTGTTCCTGCAGGAAGTGCTGGGCAGCCACATCCGCCATCAGCGCCGGTTCGCGCATTTCCCGCAGGAGCCGCACTACGAGTTCATGGCCGACAGCATCTGGCCGCAGTACGCCTATGGCCGCAACGTGGTCTACCCCAGCGGCCACCATGGCAACGCGGTGATGTCCAAGTTCCCCATCGTGCACTACCGCAACCACGACGCCTCGGTGCTAGGCCCCGAGCGGCGCGGCCTGCTGCACTGCGCGCTGCACCTGCCCGAGCGGAATCTGGACGTGCATGTGATCTGCGTGCACCTGGGTTTGCAGGAATCCCACCGCGTGCAGCAGCTGGAGCTGCTGTGCAAGGTCGCGCGCAACGAGATTCCGCCTGACGCCCCGCTGATCGTGGCGGGCGACTTCAATGACTGGCGCCGCCGCGCCCACGACATCCTGGCGCGTGGCGCCGGCCTGCGCGAAGTATTTGTGCAGGCCTACGGCGAGGCCGCGCGCACCTTCCCCGCGCGCTGGCCGCTGCTGTCGCTGGACCGCATCTACGTGCGCAACGCCACGGCCCACCTGCCCGTGGTGCTGCCGCGCAAGCCGTGGTCGCACCTGTCGGACCATGCACCACTGGCCGCGGAGATCCACCTGTGAACACCGCAGCCGCCCCCAACGCCGAGCGCCGGTCCTGGACCGACGGCAACCGCTTCGAGCTGCTGGAAAACGGCGAGGCCTTCTTCCCCGCCGTGTTCGAGGCCATCGCCGGCGCGCAGCGCGAGGTGCTGCTCGAAACCTTCATCCTGTTCGAGGACAAGGTCGGCCAGCAACTCAAGGCCGCGCTGCTCGCGGCCGCGCAGCGCGGCGTGCAGGTCGACGTCACGGTCGACGGCTGGGGCAGCGCCGGCCTGTCGGCGGAGTATGTCAACGAGCTCACCGCTGCCGGCGCCCGCGTGCACGTGTTCGACCCCACGCCCGTGCTGCTGGGCTGGCGCACCAGCGTGCTGCGCCGCATGCACCGCAAGATCGTGGTGGTCGATGGCGAGCTGGCCTTTGTTGGCGGCATCAACTACTCGGCCGACCACCTGGCCGACTTCGGCCCCACGGCCAAGCAGGACTACGCCGTGGCCGTGCGCGGCCCGGTGGTCGCGCAGATCCAGCGCTTTTGCCACAGCGCCCTGGCCGCCGGCCAGCGCAGCCAGCGCGGCGTGCGCCAGTGGTGGCGCCGGCGCGCCCGGCTGCGTGCCCATGCCGCCGAACTGCCGCCGGCCGGCCAGGCGCAGGCGCTGTTCGTCACGCGCGACAACCACCAGCACCCCAACGACATCGAGCGCCACTACCGCGCC encodes:
- a CDS encoding PaaI family thioesterase codes for the protein MSSLDTLRQHVLAMPMAQTLDLQFNRVAPGDVELEFPIAPGFTFRPGQLQATAVFAAADFAAVAAAGSLLPPGWANATIDATLKLVAPARGVTLRARGRVVDPGRLLTVCASEVYAVDHAGAETLCATLLGTARNIEPRG
- a CDS encoding sigma-54-dependent Fis family transcriptional regulator, giving the protein MVKSAVPKQFPGCRVLIVEDVLPLSIQYRALAKPLGVETMVAASAAEARRQVPQGPWHAALVDINLPDGSGFDVMEDITRQWPGCAVVVITGEDSVDNAVRAAHAGAMDFIEKPVEPDRLQITLRNALQASTLASQVEALAPVQRDRFHSFIGQSAVMRSVYRMIETVAASRAPVFIHGESGTGKELAADAIHRCSGRASAAMVAVNCAAIPKELIESEMFGHVKGAFTGAATDRNGAFIEADRGTLFLDEIAELDINVQAKLLRALQTGEVRRVGETRQRMVDVRIVCASHRDLYKQVQAGLFREDLFYRLYVVPVDLPPLRERGDDIVLIAQAMLARYAKEDGKKFIRFSEAAQARLMAYEWPGNVRELINVIRAAVAMNDGEVVQETMLPIKPQEAAGGAPLQLPQMALRAAPQAMAQIAPPPAAGPAVRPLAVVEREAIEHALQAFGGNITQTAKALCVNPSTIYRKMAAWSGASGTDVGM
- the clsB gene encoding cardiolipin synthase ClsB, producing the protein MNTAAAPNAERRSWTDGNRFELLENGEAFFPAVFEAIAGAQREVLLETFILFEDKVGQQLKAALLAAAQRGVQVDVTVDGWGSAGLSAEYVNELTAAGARVHVFDPTPVLLGWRTSVLRRMHRKIVVVDGELAFVGGINYSADHLADFGPTAKQDYAVAVRGPVVAQIQRFCHSALAAGQRSQRGVRQWWRRRARLRAHAAELPPAGQAQALFVTRDNHQHPNDIERHYRAALRTARQRVVIANAYFFPGYRFIKALRHAARRGVDVRLILQGQPDMPIARTAASLLYQHLLKAGVRIYEYTDRPLHGKVAVVDDAWATVGSSNLDPMSLSLNLEANVIVRDPAFNQHLAGRLSLLMNHSCRQVTADSDKAPGAWRLLRSYLVFHLLRHYPAWARLLPSHTPQLAPASAPDALPDCTRP
- a CDS encoding endonuclease/exonuclease/phosphatase family protein, translating into MSDTDIHPPLTVMTVNIHKGFNAFNRRFILPELREAVRKVGADVVFLQEVLGSHIRHQRRFAHFPQEPHYEFMADSIWPQYAYGRNVVYPSGHHGNAVMSKFPIVHYRNHDASVLGPERRGLLHCALHLPERNLDVHVICVHLGLQESHRVQQLELLCKVARNEIPPDAPLIVAGDFNDWRRRAHDILARGAGLREVFVQAYGEAARTFPARWPLLSLDRIYVRNATAHLPVVLPRKPWSHLSDHAPLAAEIHL
- a CDS encoding MerR family DNA-binding transcriptional regulator: MQISELARRTGVTVHALRHYERLGLIAPARRPSGYRDYPESMRREVVFIAMSRQIGFALKDIATRLPAYRAGRLGFDEMVQAMGERVRAIDAQVAALQAQRARVVDHIAWLKAQQKKQQQTRARAKPWPAMPKPRPTNPPTPPGADHEFSRHPSPARAGHAHGPDPGPAVQPRRPR
- a CDS encoding molecular chaperone, which encodes MRPFSRFLLRGAAALALALSGLCAHAISFTPIEMDFSPAGRGATQVFRLENTTPEPAAVEITVKARAMAANGDDVLTDAEDQFNVFPAQVVLQPGQVQTVRVQYVGTSAIEREQAYRLIAEQLPVDVGQVAQNGGRMRLLVKYVASVYVVPGNVKAVLKVGETRLVAEGDKRWLQVSVTNEGGTRKILKGVKLQVAGMTLSGDQLKGMEGENLLAGTTRVFRVAAPAGLDAVSAPARLILE